Proteins encoded by one window of Bactrocera oleae isolate idBacOlea1 chromosome 4, idBacOlea1, whole genome shotgun sequence:
- the LOC106627244 gene encoding uncharacterized protein yields the protein MVLDTSTESAIPFSMNVPAFNYSEEAHLLAETPLSELSTETCFKLSEMLNGRKILRHAGHDRDWRGIAELAKVRNFCNNNSDDPMHTVLSQWTQRNIAEATCYHLLHFLSKIDRWDVSDDIFTLLVKDARLFESKRSHANATECVSITPIECNDAYLVENNENGENESESEKGNDHTDSGENEDGGSSSSASAPPSPPPSPPPNLESLIERVEELTNATGSARVSAPTAALVVPEAMPVAVQTTKPMTEKYESEHYTNEVNPLTRQDAARLRRGLPLTKYDAFVLYAEPDQHYANEMQQKLEKYTEYNFELVFKNRDLLGGTFFHDAVTELMEDRCNYVLLIVTPNFNRDYESCFFFHNAQTLQLQENRRKIIPLLYGLQLPRRLRGLHTLKYHSEHFWDLLVDSLSVKELPPLTKTTEYNHDMPALPSMPKPPDTPIAAADENKPQAKSKSKATADKRTGKKKFLKRPEWIKKNKVQQ from the exons ATGGTGCTGGATACAAGTACCGAAAGCGCCATACCTTTCTCTATGAACGTGCCAGCTTTCAATTATAGTGAGGAAGCACATCTTCTAGCTGAAACGCCGCTCTCAGAATTGAGCACGGAAACATGCTTTAAACTTTCAGAAATGTTGAATGGTCGTAAAATTTTAAGACATGCGGGACATGATCGTGACTGGCGCGGCATAGCCGAATTGGCAAAAGTGCGGAACTTCTGTAATAATAACTCTGACGATCCAATGCATACGGTGCTGAGTCAATGGACGCAACGGAATATTGCGGAGGCTACATGTTATCATTTACTGCATTTTCTTTCCAAAATCGATCGGTGGGATGTGAGTGACGATATTTTTACGCTTCTGG TGAAAGACGCTCGCCTATTCGAGAGCAAAAGATCACATGCAAATGCAACAGAGTGTGTTTCAATTACTCCAATTGAATGTAATGATGCATATTTAgttgaaaataatgaaaatgggGAAAATGAAAGCGAAAGCGAAAAAGGCAATGATCACACGGATAGTGGCGAAAATGAAGATGGCGGCTCAAGTTCCTCAGCAAGTGCACCACCAAGTCCGCCACCTAGTCCGCCACCAAATCTGGAATCCCTAATTGAACGTGTAGAGGAATTAACAAATGCAACTGGTAGCGCCCGAGTAAGCGCACCAACAGCTGCACTTGTTGTGCCAGAGGCAATGCCTGTAGCTGTACAAACTACTAAACCGATGACCGAAAAATACGAAAGCGAACATTATACGAACGAAGTAAATCCGCTAACACGCCAAGATGCCGCGCGTTTACGCAGGGGTTTGCCGCTAACAAAATACGATGCGTTCGTATTATACGCTGAACCCGATCAGCATTACGCCAATGAAATGCAACaaaagttagaaaaatataCCGAATATAATTTCGAG CTTGTGTTTAAGAACCGCGATTTGCTCGGTGGCACTTTCTTTCACGATGCCGTGACTGAGCTCATGGAAGATCGCTGTAATTATGTGTTGCTAATTGTAACACCAAATTTTAACCGCGACTATGAGAGTTGTTTCTTCTTTCACAATGCGCAAACGTTGCAATTGC AGGAAAATCGTCGCAAAATTATACCTTTACTCTACGGCTTACAGTTGCCGCGTCGTTTACGTGGTCTGCATACTTTAAAATATCATAGTGAACATTTTTGGGATCTTTTAGTCGATTCCTTAAGCGTCAAAGAATTACCACCACTCACAAAAACCACAGAATATAATCA CGACATGCCAGCGCTACCAAGTATGCCCAAACCACCAGACACGCCAATAGCAGCAGCTGACGAAAATAAACCCCAAGCAAAATCAAAAAGTAAAGCCACTGCTGATAAACGCACGGGTAAAAAGAAGTTTTTGAAAAGGCCCGAATGGATAAAGAAGAACAAAGTCCAACAAtaa
- the Drep2 gene encoding uncharacterized protein Drep2 isoform X1, giving the protein MWSNALCTLGVTKPLCNCLSIRQVAAAAAAAASQGAAITTGPTSATSNTAGESRGKRPLKIWDSWRNVRKGVVVGTFEELLVRGKDKLGVPASEPVRVVLECDGTQIEDGEYFRTLTNNTVLLLLRQGERWYPTGVDVIKAAISAIPKIVCETIHALDLHDETPSWKIMDNKGRVTVVLHWDQRQGGGGGGGGGGGGGGGGGVGGVGGMGPSGSGVSGSNGLMSSDKYSPSKKGLSAQSSLDTKSVSSQSSQQRYASPQITVISDEGPASIYHPGGVVLPPGVVIPGTSRRLSKQGGSFDSAVGAVHVHTPECAHHAHTPSRAGSPSTTECDFHCCALHEEGRKIAVHKSVATSPIQDGTTSPQPQQQQATLSMSSVVDPMMGGSMQRRSSGVKGHVRFLDIAPERDSSESETENTVMEDDKTTTEKFLLLIDQLSVDQKRHLSIKDIGIILERLNSKILDVERLDRESESDDCYNWTIKATIRGDALRELGVIYNGNYYAISEHPGYKEEVEENGEEVEEEDEEDRI; this is encoded by the exons GAGTCTCGTGGCAAGAGACCCCTTAAAATTTGGGATAGTTGGCGAAATGTGCGCAAAGGCGTAGTTGTTGGAACATTCGAGGAACTATTAGTCAGAG GAAAAGATAAATTAGGGGTTCCTGCCTCAGAACCGGTGCGTGTTGTTCTGGAGTGCGATGGAACCCAAATTGAAGATGGCGAATATTTTCGTACATTGACGAACAATACGGTGCTACTATTGTTAAGGCAGGGTGAACGCTGGTATCCAACTGGTGTGGATGTTATAAAAGCTG CGATATCAGCCATACCGAAGATCGTCTGTGAGACGATTCATGCGCTCGACTTACACGATGAGACGCCATCTTGGAAAATTATGGATAATAAGGGTCGTGTTACGGTGGTCCTGCATTGGGACCAGCGTCAGGGAGGTGGAGGCGGTGGAGGAGGAGGCGGCGGCGGAGGAGGTGGAGGCGGTGTCGGCGGTGTTGGTGGCATGGGACCGAGCGGTAGTGGTGTCAGCGGCAGTAACGGACTCATGTCATCGGACAAATATTCACCATCGAAGAAGGGATTATCGGCGCAAAGTTCGCTCGATACCAAATCGGTGTCGTCACAATCGTCACAGCAACGCTATGCCAGCCCACAAATAACCGTCATCAGCGATGAGGGACCAGCTAGCATATACCATCCGGGCGGTGTGGTGCTGCCACCTGGCGTTGTAATACCCGGCACCAGTAGACGCCTATCTAAACAGGGCGGTTCATTTGATAGCGCAGTGGGGGCGGTGCATGTGCACACACCGGAATGTGCGCATCATGCGCATACGCCCAGTCGGGCGGGCAGTCCCAGCACCACGGAATGCGATTTTCATTGTTGTGCGCTGCACGAGGAGGGACGCAAAATTGCGGTGCACAAAAGTGTGGCCACATCGCCCATACAGGACGGTACCACAAGTCCCCagccgcagcaacaacaagcgacGCTATCTATGTCATCGGTTGTGGATCCTATGATGGGCGGCAGCATGCAACGACGCTCATCGGGCGTCAAAGGCCATGTACGCTTTCTGGATATAGCGCCGGAGCGTGATAGCTCCGAGAGTGAAACAGAAAACACCGTCATGGAGGATGATAAGACGACGACTGAGAAATTCCTGCTGCTCATCGATCAGCTGTCTGTCGATCAGAAACGACACCTCAGCATCAAAGATATCGGCATCATATTGGAGCGACTCAACTCGAAAATACTCGACGTGGAGCGACTAGATCGAGAATCGGAATCGGACGATTGCTACAATTGGACGATAAAGGCGACAATACGTGGTGACGCGCTGCGCGAGCTGGGCGTCATCTATAATGGTAACTATTACGCCATATCCGAACATCCCGGTTACAAGGAGGAGGTCGAAGAGAATGGCGAAGAAGTGGAGGAGGAGGACGAAGAGGATAGAATATAG
- the Drep2 gene encoding uncharacterized protein Drep2 isoform X2: MAREESRGKRPLKIWDSWRNVRKGVVVGTFEELLVRGKDKLGVPASEPVRVVLECDGTQIEDGEYFRTLTNNTVLLLLRQGERWYPTGVDVIKAAISAIPKIVCETIHALDLHDETPSWKIMDNKGRVTVVLHWDQRQGGGGGGGGGGGGGGGGGVGGVGGMGPSGSGVSGSNGLMSSDKYSPSKKGLSAQSSLDTKSVSSQSSQQRYASPQITVISDEGPASIYHPGGVVLPPGVVIPGTSRRLSKQGGSFDSAVGAVHVHTPECAHHAHTPSRAGSPSTTECDFHCCALHEEGRKIAVHKSVATSPIQDGTTSPQPQQQQATLSMSSVVDPMMGGSMQRRSSGVKGHVRFLDIAPERDSSESETENTVMEDDKTTTEKFLLLIDQLSVDQKRHLSIKDIGIILERLNSKILDVERLDRESESDDCYNWTIKATIRGDALRELGVIYNGNYYAISEHPGYKEEVEENGEEVEEEDEEDRI; this comes from the exons GAGTCTCGTGGCAAGAGACCCCTTAAAATTTGGGATAGTTGGCGAAATGTGCGCAAAGGCGTAGTTGTTGGAACATTCGAGGAACTATTAGTCAGAG GAAAAGATAAATTAGGGGTTCCTGCCTCAGAACCGGTGCGTGTTGTTCTGGAGTGCGATGGAACCCAAATTGAAGATGGCGAATATTTTCGTACATTGACGAACAATACGGTGCTACTATTGTTAAGGCAGGGTGAACGCTGGTATCCAACTGGTGTGGATGTTATAAAAGCTG CGATATCAGCCATACCGAAGATCGTCTGTGAGACGATTCATGCGCTCGACTTACACGATGAGACGCCATCTTGGAAAATTATGGATAATAAGGGTCGTGTTACGGTGGTCCTGCATTGGGACCAGCGTCAGGGAGGTGGAGGCGGTGGAGGAGGAGGCGGCGGCGGAGGAGGTGGAGGCGGTGTCGGCGGTGTTGGTGGCATGGGACCGAGCGGTAGTGGTGTCAGCGGCAGTAACGGACTCATGTCATCGGACAAATATTCACCATCGAAGAAGGGATTATCGGCGCAAAGTTCGCTCGATACCAAATCGGTGTCGTCACAATCGTCACAGCAACGCTATGCCAGCCCACAAATAACCGTCATCAGCGATGAGGGACCAGCTAGCATATACCATCCGGGCGGTGTGGTGCTGCCACCTGGCGTTGTAATACCCGGCACCAGTAGACGCCTATCTAAACAGGGCGGTTCATTTGATAGCGCAGTGGGGGCGGTGCATGTGCACACACCGGAATGTGCGCATCATGCGCATACGCCCAGTCGGGCGGGCAGTCCCAGCACCACGGAATGCGATTTTCATTGTTGTGCGCTGCACGAGGAGGGACGCAAAATTGCGGTGCACAAAAGTGTGGCCACATCGCCCATACAGGACGGTACCACAAGTCCCCagccgcagcaacaacaagcgacGCTATCTATGTCATCGGTTGTGGATCCTATGATGGGCGGCAGCATGCAACGACGCTCATCGGGCGTCAAAGGCCATGTACGCTTTCTGGATATAGCGCCGGAGCGTGATAGCTCCGAGAGTGAAACAGAAAACACCGTCATGGAGGATGATAAGACGACGACTGAGAAATTCCTGCTGCTCATCGATCAGCTGTCTGTCGATCAGAAACGACACCTCAGCATCAAAGATATCGGCATCATATTGGAGCGACTCAACTCGAAAATACTCGACGTGGAGCGACTAGATCGAGAATCGGAATCGGACGATTGCTACAATTGGACGATAAAGGCGACAATACGTGGTGACGCGCTGCGCGAGCTGGGCGTCATCTATAATGGTAACTATTACGCCATATCCGAACATCCCGGTTACAAGGAGGAGGTCGAAGAGAATGGCGAAGAAGTGGAGGAGGAGGACGAAGAGGATAGAATATAG